From one Dermacentor andersoni chromosome 1, qqDerAnde1_hic_scaffold, whole genome shotgun sequence genomic stretch:
- the LOC140218487 gene encoding uncharacterized protein encodes MAIRPSLLRRYIVLFSRTFEAHLHYLEDILERLHSEPEESSDRRDPRLTAGLSEDEVRAILECPTPANIQALRRFLAELKLPDLNKEFVVQADASNLGIGAVLFQEHEEVLRPVAFSSQSLTPAERNYSVTEHHMALTWLKRLCEPSGCHVHWALTLQRYNFVVRYRKGSTNVVADALSRTPISDSDTFNRHPSETTLPNEAGALPMARTERVQAPMRPPIDSQLPWQIAACHVMKPFPRNRQGHTFLLAVTDHFTKWVELFHLRKLTACVIWDKLLEVFISFGFPAELITDNASYFMAKVFVDVWAAFGTKHRKTTTDHHQANPTERMNRFVKPLLAAFARQQRDWYACLCEIGFSLRTSVNCSAGYTPTLL; translated from the exons ATGGCAATACGCCCAAGCCTACTTAGACGATACATTGTCCTCTTCTCTCGCACCTTTGAGGCACACCTCCACTACTTGGAGGACATCCTCGAAAGGCTGCACTCTGAACCCGAAGAAAGCTCAGATCGCAGAGATCCGCGTCTGACTGCTGGGCTTAGCGAGGACGAAGTCCGAGCTATCCTCGAGTGCCCAACGCCGGCGAACATACAGGCCCTCAGACGCTTTTTGG CCGAGCTGAAGCTGCCCGACCTGAACAAGGAGTTCGTAGTCCAAGCTGACGCGAGCAACCTGGGAATAGGTGCGGTGCTGTTCCAAGAACATGAGGAAGTTCTTCGGCCAGTGGCCTTTTCCAGCCAGTCGTTGACGCCCGCAGAGCGTAACTACTCCGTGACCGAAC ATCACATGGCGCTCACCTGGCTGAAGCGCTTGTGCGAGCCCTCAGGCTGCCACGTGCACTGGGCATTGACATTACAGCGCTACAACTTTGTTGTTCGCTATCGGAAGGGGAGCACAAATGTGGTGGCCGACGCCCTGTCGCGCACCCCCATTTCAGACTCGGACACTTTTAACCGGCACCCCTCCGAGACAACGCTTCCGAACGAAGCCGGAGCCCTTCCAATGGCGCGAACGGAGCGAGTTCAGGCGCCAATGAGGCCT CCGATCGACAGCCAGCTACCCTGGCAAATCGCGGCCTGTCACGTTATGAAACCTTTCCCGAGAAACCGGCAAGGTCACACATTCCTGCTGGCCGTCACAGATCATTTCACGAAGTGGGTAGAACTTTTTCACCTTCGGAAGCTAACGGCATGCGTCATATGGGACAAGTTACTCGAGGTATTCATTAGCTTTGGTTTTCCGGCGGAGTTGATCACTGACAACGCGTCCTATTTTATGGCCAAGGTCTTCGTCGATGTCTGGGCAGCCTTTGGCAcaaagcaccgcaaaacaacgACTGATCACCATCAGGCCAATCCCACCGAGCGGATGAACCGATTTGTGAAGCCCTTGCTCGCGGCCTTTGCCCGGCAGCAAAGGGACTGGTACGCCTGTCTCTGCGAGATAGGTTTCTCTTTGCGCACATCGGTGAACTGCTCGGCTGGGTACACGCCCACTCTTCTGTAG